Within Micromonospora narathiwatensis, the genomic segment GAAGACCACCCTGGAGGCGATGGGCGGGGCCAAGGTGCACTGCGCCGAGTCCGGCGTCGGGCACTTCCTCTGCAAGACCGAGGCCGAGGCGCTCGATGTCGTCCGGCGCTACCTGTCGTACCTGCCGGCCAACTGGACGCAGGCGCCGCCGGCCGCCGAGGCCGTACCCGCGTCGGAGAAGGCCGACCTGGCCGCCCTCGTACCGGCCAGCGAGCGGCAGGCGTTCGACATGCGCCGGTACGTCAAGGGCCTGCTCGACGAGGGCAGCTTCTTCGAGATCCAGGCGCTCTGGGCCAAGGAGCTGACCATCGGCTTCGGCCGGCTGAACGGCGAGGTCGTCGGCGTGGTCGGCAACAACTCGATGTTCAAGGGCGGCGTGCTCTTCGTCGACTCGGCCGACAAGGCGACCCGCTTCGTGCAGCTCTGCGACGCGTTCAACGTGCCGCTGCTGTTCCTCTCCGACGTGCCCGGGTTCATGGTCGGCAGCGCGGTGGAGAAGCAGGGCATCATCCGGCACGGCGCCAAGATGATCACCGCGATCTCCGAGGCGACCGTACCCAAGATCTGCGTGGTGGTCCGGAAGGCGTACGGCGCCGGCCTCTACGCGATGGCCGGCCCCGGCTTCGAGCCGGACGCGACGATCGCGCTGCCCACCGCCAAGATCGCGGTGATGGGCGCGGAGGCCGCGGTCAACGCGGTGTACGCCAACAAGATCGCCGCGATCGAGGACGAGTCGGCGCGGGCCGCCTTCGTCGCCGCGAAGCGCGAGGAGTACGAGCGCGACATCGACATCGTCCGGCTCGCCAGTGAGCTGGTGGTGGACGCCATCGTCGAGCCGCACGAGCTGCGCGCGGAACTGGTGCGCCGGTTCGCCGCGGCGCGCGGCAAGGACCGCCGGTTCTCCCGGCGTCGGCACGGCGTCACCCCGGTCTGACCCGGCCGCGAACCGGCCCGAGCCAGCGATTCCGTCCCGGCGTCACGAGCGCCCGGCGGCCCACACAGGAGGATCAGATGGACTTCCGGCTCAGCGAGGAACAAGAGGCGCTGCGGGAGAGCGTGCGGGACTTCGCCCGTGAGGTGGTGGCGCCCGCCATCGCCGAGCACTACGAGCAGCACACCTTCCCGTACGAGATCATCCGTCAGATGGGCAAGATGGGCCTGTTCGGCCTGCCCTTCTCCGAGGAGCACGGCGGCATGGGCGGCGACTACTTCGCGCTCTGCCTGGCCCTGGAGGAACTGGCCCGGGTCGACTCCAGCGTGGCGATCACCCTGGAGGCGGCGGTCTCCCTCGGCGCGATGCCGATCTACCGGTTCGGCACGGACGAGCAGAAGGCGCAGTGGCTGCCGAAGCTGCTCAGCGGCGAGGCCCTGGCCGGTTTCGGGCTGACCGAGCCGGGCACCGGCTCGGACGCCGCCGGCACCCAGACGCGGGCGGTCCTGGACGGCGACGAGTGGGTGATCAACGGTTCGAAGGCATTCATCACCAACTCGGGCACCGACATCACCGCGCTGGTCACCGTCACCGCGGTCACCGGGACGAAGCCGGACGGTTCGAAGGAACTCTCCACCATCATCGTCCCGTCCGGTACGCCCGGCTTCACCGTCGCCCCCGGCTACTCCAAGGTCGGCTGGAACGCCTCGGACACCCACGAACTGACCTTCGACGACTGCCGGGTGCCCTCGGCCAACCTGCTCGGCGAGCGGGGCCGGGGTTTCGCCCAGTTCCTGCGCATCCTCGACGAGGGGCGGATCGCCATCGCCGCCCTGGCCGTCGGCCTCGCCCAGGGCTGCGTCGACGAGTCGATCAGGTACGCCAGGGAGCGCCAGGCCTTCGGCCAGCCGATCGGCAACTACCAGGCGATCCAGTTCAAGATTGCCGACATGGAGGCGAAGGCGCACACCGCCCGGCTGGCGTACTACGACGCCGCCGCCCGGATGCTCGCCGGCGAGCCGTTCAAGCGACAGGCCGCCATCGCCAAGTTGCACGCCAGCACCATCGCGGTGGACAACGCCCGCGACGCCACCCAGATCCACGGCGGCTACGGCTTCATGAACGAGTACCCGGTGGCCCGGTTCTGGCGGGACTCCAAGATTCTGGAGATCGGCGAGGGCACCAGCGAGGTGCAGCGCATGATCATCGCTCGCGACCTCGGCATGTGAGCCCGGGCCGGCGCGACCAGCCGGACCAGGGTGGCCGGCGAGCCGGGTGATTGTGTCGGATATCCGCGCGGGACGGTCAGTTGGGCGACGATCGGCTGTGTACGGTCGCACCCCGTCCGTACTCTTCGTGGCCATGACTCCGGATCATGATCCTTCAGGGAGCCCGGATCGTCGTACCCTTCTGCCCGATCTGCTGCGTGGGCACCGGCTCGCCGCCGGCCTCACCCAGGCCGAGCTGGCCGGCCGGGCCGGCGTCGGGGTGCGGACCGTCCGTGATCTGGAGCGGGGCCGGTCGGCGCGGCCCCAGCGCACCACCGTCGACCTGCTCGCCGATGCCCTCGGCCTGGCCGACGACGCCCGGCGGGCGTTCCGCGCCGCGGCCCGGCCGGCCCCGGCCGGGCCGCACCTCGCAGCCGCCGCGCCGCGCCCGGCCGCACGGCAACTCCCGGTGACCGGCTCCGCCACCACCGGATCCGGTACGTCCATAGCGCTGCCGCAACCGGTCCCGCTGATCGGCCGGGACCGGGACGTCGCCGAGGTGGCCGCCCTGCTGGGCGCGGAGCGTCCGGTGGTGAGCCTGGTCGGGCTGGCCGGCGTCGGCAAGACCGCGCTCGCCCTCACCGCCGCGTACGCGGTGGCCGCCGAGCATCCGGCCGGCGTCGCCGGGGTGCTGGTCGGCGAGGGCTCGGACGCGGCCGACGTCCTCGCCGCGTCGGTGGCGGTGCTCGGCGTGAACCGGCTCGCCGATCTTGCCGGCTGGCTCGGTGACCGGCCGGCGTTGCTGCTGGTGGACGCGGTGGAACGGGCACCCGGGCCGGTGGCGGAGGCGCTGCGCGCGCTGGTCGGCGCGGCACCCACGCTGCGCGTGCTGGTGACCGGTCGGCGCCCGGTCGGCCTCCCCGGCGAGCTGGTTCGGCCGGTCGCGCCGCTCGACGTGCCGCCGGTCGGGGCGGTGCCGGCGGACCCGACCGAGCTGGCCCGTTGGCCGGCGGCGGCGCTGTTCACCGCCCGGCTCGCCCAGGTCCGCCGGGAACCGCCGACCCCGGCCGAGCTGCCGGCGCTCGCCGCGCTGGTCCGTCGCCTCGGCGGCCTGCCACTGGCCATCGAGCTGATGGCCGCACGCGGCCGGATCCTCGACGTCACCGAGCTGCTCGACCGGTACGGCGACCGGGTTCTCGACCTCGCCACGGACGGCCGCCCGGGCTGGACGCCCGCCGACCGCGCGGCGGGCACGGTGACCCTGCGCGAGGCGGTGGCGACCAGCTACCGCCTGCTCGCGTCCGGGGAACGGGCGGCGCTTCGCCGGCTCTCGACGTTTCGTAACCGCTGGTCGGTGGAGCTGGCCGAGGACCTGCTCGCCGACGGCGGCCAGCCCGAGGACGCCGTACCGTTGCTGGACCGGCTGCTCGAACTCGGCCTGCTCAGCATCCGGGGCAGCGGACCGTTCCGGTTCCGCCTCCTGGACGCGGTACGCGACTTCGCCGCCGAGCAGGCCGTCGGGGAGGGCGAGCTGAGCCGGATCCGGCACCGGCACGCGCTCGTGGTCACGGCGATGGTGGTCCGCGTCGCCCCGAACCTGGCCGGCGCGGACCTGCCCGCTGCGGCGCACCTGCTGGACGAGGCGACCAGCGACATCACCGCCGCCCTGACGCACACCGCCGAGGACGATCCGGTGACCGCGCTGCGGCTGGCGGCGGCGCTGCCCCGGTGGTGGCGGCTGCGGGGCCGGGACATCGCCGGACGCCGGTGGCTGCGCCGGCTGTTGGCCGACCCGCGTACCGCCGATGTGGACCCGGTGCTGCGGGCCTGGGCCCAACTCGGGGCGGCTCAGCTCGCCGTAGAGCACGATGCCGGCGCGGAGGAACTGCCCGGGGCCCGCGCCGCGTTGGCCACCTTCCGGTCCGCCGGGGAGGTGGCCGGGGAGTTGTCGGCCCGTACGGCGCTCGGTGCGCTGCTGCCCGCCGTCGGCGGCCACGACGAGGCCCGGCAGCAGGCCGAGGCGGTGCTGGAACTGGCCACCCGGCACGGCCGGATACGCGACATGGCCGTTGCCCAGGCGTACCTGACCTGGCACGACGTACGGGTCGGTGACCTGGCTGGGGCCCGGCGTCGACTGGCCACCATGGAACGGCTGGCCGCTCAGTCCGGGGAGCAGCGGTTACGGGTGCTGGCCCGGGCCAACCTCGCCGAGGTGACCCGCCTGGAGGGCCGGTACGTCGACGCCGTGGAGCAGGGGCGGCGGGTGGCGGTGGCCCTCGTCGAGCTGGGCGACCCGGGGCACCGCCGTCGGGTGCTCGGCACGGTGGGGCTGGCGCTCGCCCAGGAGGGGCGGGCCGCCGAGGCGCTGGAGGTGGCCGCCGAACTGCGGCCCGCCCGGCCGGTGCCCGGGCAGCGCCCGCCATCGGACGGGTCCGGTGCCGGCTCGGCCGGGGAGGGGCGGGACCGGCCCGGCTCCGGGGAGGAGCCCGACCGCCGGCCGGAGGACGCGGTGTGCGCGCTGATCGAGGGGCATCTCGCGCTGCACCGGGGCGACCGCGAACTGGCGACCGAGTGGTACGCGGCGGCGGCCGACGCGGCGGTCGACGGCCGGAACCGGCGGGACGTGATCGAGGCGCTGGTCGGGCTGGCGGCGAGCACGGCCGACCTGGCGGTGCTGGACCGGCTCGACCGGGCGCGGCGATCCAGCGGGATCGGGTTGCTGCCCCGGGAGGAGGCCCTGCTCTACGCGTTGGTGGCCCGGCGCGGGCTGCGCAGCCGGCAGGGCTGACCGGGGACGAGTGGGGCGGGGGTGGCGCGAGCGAAGAAGCCCCCTGTTACTGCCCCTCGCTCATCGCTCGCGCCGGCACCCCCCGGTGCGCCCCCCGCTTGCCGAAAAGCCTATCCGGGGAGCTTGGGCCCTTAGTACGGTTATGCAGTGGTTTGTCCCCGCTGTTCGCTGCTTCTGCCGGTCTTTCTGCCGGTGCCCGGCGTGTGATCGACAACGCCGTCGACGCCCGGGGCGCTTCGTGCCTCCGGGGTCGCCGCGCTCGTGCCTCAGCAGCCGGCCGCGGTGGTCTCGTCGGCCGGCGCGGGGCAGTTGCTCCCGGCGGTCGCCCCCGGGTGGACGGCGTCGCGAACCCGGCGCAGGCCGTCGAGGAGGGCCTCCAGCGCGGCAGGTTCGAGCTGGCCGGTGAACCACTGTTCGATGATCTGGAGGTGCCCCGGCAGGGTCTCGTCCAGCCGGGCCAGGCCGGCGGCGGTCACCACCGCGTACGAGCTGCGCCGGTCGGACGGGCAGGCCCGGCGCCGGAGCAGGCCGTCGCGCTCCATCCGGTCGACGACCCGGGTCACCCCGCTGGTGGAGAGGGACGTCTGGGCGGAGAGGTCGGTCATCCGTAGCTGATTGCCCGGCGAGCGGGCGAGCCGCGTGAGCACCTCGAACTCGACGGGCGAGAGGCCGTGCTCCTCGAACTGGGCGGCGAACCGGGCCGACAGCCCGGCGTGCGCCTCGACGAGGAGGCCGACGGCGGTGATCCGGGGATCGTCGAACACGTTCTGGTCCACGCTGTCATCCTAGCAATACTTGACACGGGAAATATTGCCGTGCCTATAGTTGCTTAGTCAGTCGTTGGGCTACTAAACAATCTTCCCCTGGAGGACAGCACCATGACCAGCAGCACCGAAGCGGTTACCCGCGAGTGGGACGGCCTCACCATCCCCGCTGCCGGCACGTACCAGCTGGACGCGGCTCACAAGCGCGTCGGGTTCGTCGCGCGGCACATGATGGTCAGCAAGGTACGCGGTGAGTTCGGCGACGCGACCGCCACGATCACCGTCGCGGAGGACCCCCTGCAGTCCTCGGTGACCGCCACCATTCAGGCGGCGAGCATCGACACCACCCAGGCCGACCGCGACACGCACCTGCGCAGCGGCGACTTCCTCGACGTCGAGAAGTTCCCGACGCTGGAGTTCCGCAGCACCGGCGTGAAGTCCCACGCCGGCAACGAGTTCGTCCTCACCGGCGAGCTGACCGTGAAGGACGTCACCCGCCCGGTGGAACTCAAGGTCGAGTTCGAGGGGGTCGGCCGCAGCCCGTTCGGCCAGGACATCTTCGGCTTCTCGGCGAGCACCGAGATCGACCGCGAGGACTTCGGCCTGACCTGGAACGTCGCCCTGGAGACCGGTGGCGTCCTGGTCGGCAAGAAGGTCAAGATCGAGATCGAGGGCGAGGCCATCCGCCAGGGCTGACCGCCCACACGACCCCACGGGCCCGCGTCGTCGACGACGACGCGGGCCCGTTCGTCGTACGTGCACCAGGTGCGAGATCCGTCACGTTCTGCTCCCCCGCCGACCCCGGGTCCGGCGGTAACCGGCGGGGTAGGAGAACAGACCTGTGCCCGGCCCTGGTACCGATGGCCCGGGCGCACTTAACGTGAAGGTTCACTATGCGTTCCGGAACGGTACGGTTCCGTCGCGCCTCGCGCCGGGAGGGCACATGGGCAGAGACGTCGAGCAGAGCGCCTACTCCCGGGAGGACCGGGTCCGCTACCGGCAGAAGGTGCGGCGATGCCTGGATGTCTTCGCGCTGATGCTGGACGACTTCGGCTTCGACGCCGACCGCCCGATGACCGGGCTGGAGATCGAGCTGAACCTGGTCGACTCCGCCGCCGAGCCGGCCATGCGCAACGAGAAGATCCTCGCCGACATCGCTGACCCGCTCTTCCAGACCGAGCTGGGCCAGTTCAACCTGGAGCTGAACACACCGCCCCGGCTGATCGAGGGCACCGGCCTCGGTGACTACGAGCGGGATCTGCGCAACAGCCTCGCCCGCGCCGACGAGCGGGCGTCCCGGTCGGACGCCAAGATAGTGCTGGTCGGCATCCTGCCCACCCTCACCGAGCGGCACCTGATCGTCGACAACCTCTCCACCGACGAGCGCTACCGGGCGCTCAACGACCAGATCGTCGGTGCCCGGGGCGAGGACTTCGAGCTGGACATCCGCGGTGTCGAGCGGTTGCAGACGCACAACGACTCGATCGCCCCCGAAGCCGCCTGCACGAGTCTCCAGTTCCACCTCCAGGTCGCGCCGGACAGCTTCGCCGACTACTGGAACGCGTCCCAGGCCATCGCCGGCCCCCAGGTCGCGGTGGGCGCGAACTCACCGTTCCTCTACGGTCGACAGCTCTGGGCGGAAACCCGGATCGCCCTCTTCCAGCAGGCCACCGACACCCGGCCCGACGAGCTCAAGGCCCAGGGCGTACGCCCCCGGGTGTGGTTCGGGGAACGCTGGATCACCTCGATCTTCGACCTTTTCGAGGAGAACGTCCGCTACTTCCCGCCGCTGCTGCCGATCGTCGAGGACGAGGACCCGGTCGAGGTGCTGCACGCCGGCGGGGTGCCCACGCTGCCCGAGCTGCGGCTGCACAACGGCACGGTCTACCGCTGGAACCGGCCCGTCTACGACATCATGGGCGGCCGTCCGCACCTCCGGGTGGAGAACCGGGTGCTGCCGGCCGGGCCGACGGTGGTCGACATGCTGGCCAACGGCGCCTTCTACTTCGGGCTGGCCCGAGCCCTCGCCGAGGCGGACCGTCCCATCTGGAGCCAGCTCACCTTCAGCGCCGCCGAGGAGAACTTCCAGGCCGCCGCCCGACGGGGCCTGGACGCCGTCATGTACTGGCCCCGGCTCGGCGAGGTGCCGGTGGACAAGCTCGTGCTCGACCTCCTGCTGCCCATGGCCGCGCAGGGGCTGGACGGGTTCGGCGTCGCCCCGGCCGAGCGGGACCGCCTCCTCGGCGTCATCGAGCAGCGCTGCCGTACCGGCCGCAACGGCGCCACCTGGCAGACCGAGACGGTGTGGGCGGCCGAGCGGCACCGGGGCCTGGACCGGCGGGCCGCCCTGCACTACATGCTCCAGCGCTACGCGCAGCTCCAGCGCAGCAACGAGCCCGTGCACACCTGGCCGGTCGACTGACACCGCCGATGCCGGGTCAGCGGCCGCGGCGGCCCTTCGGCGCGGGCCCACCGTCGCCCGGATCACCGGTCGCGGTGGTGCCGGCCGGCGCGTCCGTCGCCGGACCGCCGGATGCCCGGCTGGTGGCTGCCGGGCCGGTCGTTGCCGGGCGGCTCGCCGTCCGGGCGTCCGCCGTCGAGCCGCTGGAGGGCACCGCCGGCGGCCCGGCGTCGGCCGGGGCGCTCGCCCCGTCCGAGGAGCCGGAGGCGCGCCGGGGCGGAGCGGCCCGGCCCCGCCGGGCCGTGGCGGAACCCGACGAAGAAGCGTTTTTCGCCCCCCGGACCGGTTTCCCGTCCGAACCCGTGACGGCCGGATCTGACGACCCGCCGGCGACCGTGGTGTCCGACCCGCCGATCGCCGCCACATCGACGGTGGGCCGCCCGTCCCCCGTCGCCCCGTCCACGGCCGGACCGTCGGCTTCGGCGCTGACGAGGTCGTGCTCGCCGGTGCGTTGGCGGGGCAGGGACACCCCGGTGCGGGCGGCGACCCGGTGCTCGGCCCGCTGGGCCAGCGCGGCCACCAACACCGAGCCCCCGACCCCGGCGATCACCGCGTACGGGGCGATCAGGTGGGCCGACAGCTGCTCGGCGGCGATCGCGGCGAGCCTCGGCACGGCCAGCAGGTAGGCCAGCGCGACGAGGAGCGGCCCGGCCGCACCGGAGGCCGCCGTACCGACCCGTTGCTCCGGCACCCGGGCGGTACGCCGGGCCGCCAGCACTCCGATCACCAGGGCGGAGCCCAGCGCGAGCAGTGCCCCGGGCCAGTAGAAGTAGTCCCGGATCCAGAACCGTTCGCTGTCCGCGCTGATCTGCCAGATGCCGAGCTGGGCGGTGGTCAGGCCGCGGCCGGAGAGCACTCCGTCGACCACCGACACCACCGCGAGCAGCCAGAGCCAGCCGGTGGTGGCGACGAGGTTGGTGGCGACCGCCCGGGTGTGCAGCGCCCACATCGCCAGGAGCAGCCCGATCAGCAGCCCGACGGCGGCGTACCCGGCGGCGACGGTCTGCGGCGCGGACGTGTCCGGCACCCGTGCCGCGCGGGCCGGCACCGCGACCAGCAACACGGTGATCAGCGCGCCGGCCGTGGCACCGACCGCCAGGCCGAGTTTCCGCAGCGGGCCGCCGGGCTCCTGGGCATCCCCACCCCGCAGCCGGTGGGCGCAGATCGCACCGGCGACCACCGAGGTGGCGGAGATCCAGGTGGCCCAGGCGAGGCTCGCCACCCAGGTCGCTTCGACCTGGGCGGCACCGGCCGGCGTCCAGTTGATGATGCCCAGTCCGTAGCCGAAGCCCAGCTGCGCGGCCCCCGTACCGGCGGCGACGCCGAGCGCGGCGGTGATCGATACTCCCCAGCCCCGTCTGGCCATGCCGGGGAGCGTAGCGTCCCAGGGTCGGTGCGGCGAGTCGTGCGAGAACGATCGGCCGTGCGACGGCTGGGCGGCGCCGGATACGGTCGCCGGTGGATGAGGCGGTGGACGCGATGACGGACGACGGGTACCCGGACCGACAGCCCGGGGCGGGCGACGAACCGGGGCCGGACCGGACGAGGCTGCTCCTGGGTGGCGGCCTCGCGATGGTCCTGTTGGCGGTGATCGGGGCGAGCGGCGGCTGGATCCTCGCCGGGGAGGCGGAGCCGACCACGCCGCCGGATGCCGGCATGACCACCCTGGCGCCGCCGAGCGATGACGCCACACCGAGCGCCGCGCCGGCCAGCACGCCGCAGCAGCGCCCGACCGGCGTACGGACCACCACGGCCGCCGGACTGACCGTGCCCGAACTGGTCGGCACCGACTTCGCACAGGCCCGGCGGGAGTTGCGGGAACGCAGGCTCGGCTGGCGGCTCGTCTTCGGCGCCGGCTCGGGCCGGAGCGTCCAGCGCACCGCTCCCGAGCCCG encodes:
- a CDS encoding acyl-CoA carboxylase subunit beta, coding for MTLDGEALEQLRKRAKAGGADKYHAANAAKGKLFARERVALLVDEGSFVEDGVYANAMAEGLPADGVVTGTATIDGRPVCLMANDSTVKAGSWGARTVEKIIRIIERAYSTSVPMVYLVDSAGARITDQVELFPGRRGAGKIFWNQVRASGSIPQVCALFGPSAAGGAYIPAFCDVVAMVDGNASMYLGSDRMVEMVTGEKTTLEAMGGAKVHCAESGVGHFLCKTEAEALDVVRRYLSYLPANWTQAPPAAEAVPASEKADLAALVPASERQAFDMRRYVKGLLDEGSFFEIQALWAKELTIGFGRLNGEVVGVVGNNSMFKGGVLFVDSADKATRFVQLCDAFNVPLLFLSDVPGFMVGSAVEKQGIIRHGAKMITAISEATVPKICVVVRKAYGAGLYAMAGPGFEPDATIALPTAKIAVMGAEAAVNAVYANKIAAIEDESARAAFVAAKREEYERDIDIVRLASELVVDAIVEPHELRAELVRRFAAARGKDRRFSRRRHGVTPV
- a CDS encoding acyl-CoA dehydrogenase family protein, whose amino-acid sequence is MDFRLSEEQEALRESVRDFAREVVAPAIAEHYEQHTFPYEIIRQMGKMGLFGLPFSEEHGGMGGDYFALCLALEELARVDSSVAITLEAAVSLGAMPIYRFGTDEQKAQWLPKLLSGEALAGFGLTEPGTGSDAAGTQTRAVLDGDEWVINGSKAFITNSGTDITALVTVTAVTGTKPDGSKELSTIIVPSGTPGFTVAPGYSKVGWNASDTHELTFDDCRVPSANLLGERGRGFAQFLRILDEGRIAIAALAVGLAQGCVDESIRYARERQAFGQPIGNYQAIQFKIADMEAKAHTARLAYYDAAARMLAGEPFKRQAAIAKLHASTIAVDNARDATQIHGGYGFMNEYPVARFWRDSKILEIGEGTSEVQRMIIARDLGM
- a CDS encoding ATP-binding protein, with translation MTPDHDPSGSPDRRTLLPDLLRGHRLAAGLTQAELAGRAGVGVRTVRDLERGRSARPQRTTVDLLADALGLADDARRAFRAAARPAPAGPHLAAAAPRPAARQLPVTGSATTGSGTSIALPQPVPLIGRDRDVAEVAALLGAERPVVSLVGLAGVGKTALALTAAYAVAAEHPAGVAGVLVGEGSDAADVLAASVAVLGVNRLADLAGWLGDRPALLLVDAVERAPGPVAEALRALVGAAPTLRVLVTGRRPVGLPGELVRPVAPLDVPPVGAVPADPTELARWPAAALFTARLAQVRREPPTPAELPALAALVRRLGGLPLAIELMAARGRILDVTELLDRYGDRVLDLATDGRPGWTPADRAAGTVTLREAVATSYRLLASGERAALRRLSTFRNRWSVELAEDLLADGGQPEDAVPLLDRLLELGLLSIRGSGPFRFRLLDAVRDFAAEQAVGEGELSRIRHRHALVVTAMVVRVAPNLAGADLPAAAHLLDEATSDITAALTHTAEDDPVTALRLAAALPRWWRLRGRDIAGRRWLRRLLADPRTADVDPVLRAWAQLGAAQLAVEHDAGAEELPGARAALATFRSAGEVAGELSARTALGALLPAVGGHDEARQQAEAVLELATRHGRIRDMAVAQAYLTWHDVRVGDLAGARRRLATMERLAAQSGEQRLRVLARANLAEVTRLEGRYVDAVEQGRRVAVALVELGDPGHRRRVLGTVGLALAQEGRAAEALEVAAELRPARPVPGQRPPSDGSGAGSAGEGRDRPGSGEEPDRRPEDAVCALIEGHLALHRGDRELATEWYAAAADAAVDGRNRRDVIEALVGLAASTADLAVLDRLDRARRSSGIGLLPREEALLYALVARRGLRSRQG
- a CDS encoding glutamate--cysteine ligase, translating into MGRDVEQSAYSREDRVRYRQKVRRCLDVFALMLDDFGFDADRPMTGLEIELNLVDSAAEPAMRNEKILADIADPLFQTELGQFNLELNTPPRLIEGTGLGDYERDLRNSLARADERASRSDAKIVLVGILPTLTERHLIVDNLSTDERYRALNDQIVGARGEDFELDIRGVERLQTHNDSIAPEAACTSLQFHLQVAPDSFADYWNASQAIAGPQVAVGANSPFLYGRQLWAETRIALFQQATDTRPDELKAQGVRPRVWFGERWITSIFDLFEENVRYFPPLLPIVEDEDPVEVLHAGGVPTLPELRLHNGTVYRWNRPVYDIMGGRPHLRVENRVLPAGPTVVDMLANGAFYFGLARALAEADRPIWSQLTFSAAEENFQAAARRGLDAVMYWPRLGEVPVDKLVLDLLLPMAAQGLDGFGVAPAERDRLLGVIEQRCRTGRNGATWQTETVWAAERHRGLDRRAALHYMLQRYAQLQRSNEPVHTWPVD
- a CDS encoding MarR family winged helix-turn-helix transcriptional regulator, which encodes MDQNVFDDPRITAVGLLVEAHAGLSARFAAQFEEHGLSPVEFEVLTRLARSPGNQLRMTDLSAQTSLSTSGVTRVVDRMERDGLLRRRACPSDRRSSYAVVTAAGLARLDETLPGHLQIIEQWFTGQLEPAALEALLDGLRRVRDAVHPGATAGSNCPAPADETTAAGC
- a CDS encoding YceI family protein codes for the protein MTSSTEAVTREWDGLTIPAAGTYQLDAAHKRVGFVARHMMVSKVRGEFGDATATITVAEDPLQSSVTATIQAASIDTTQADRDTHLRSGDFLDVEKFPTLEFRSTGVKSHAGNEFVLTGELTVKDVTRPVELKVEFEGVGRSPFGQDIFGFSASTEIDREDFGLTWNVALETGGVLVGKKVKIEIEGEAIRQG
- a CDS encoding PASTA domain-containing protein; amino-acid sequence: MDEAVDAMTDDGYPDRQPGAGDEPGPDRTRLLLGGGLAMVLLAVIGASGGWILAGEAEPTTPPDAGMTTLAPPSDDATPSAAPASTPQQRPTGVRTTTAAGLTVPELVGTDFAQARRELRERRLGWRLVFGAGSGRSVQRTAPEPGTPVRRGTTVTLWVAGPAPALPVPDLIAQDCGDAADDLVEAGLYPRYRTNLRRGPVTAQDPVAGATARWNDQVTLTCGDEPTAPDATPSVKP